The following proteins are encoded in a genomic region of Cryptomeria japonica chromosome 11, Sugi_1.0, whole genome shotgun sequence:
- the LOC131073597 gene encoding nuclear speckle RNA-binding protein B-like, whose translation MEEAKKTRTESKTGIRGSKPSPLKVSKDSHNCTKIKPVIIYLRSPEVIHTQPKDFKAVVQRLTGCSSSSSSSSCTQPREDFTALQTNPKAFCPLENKDTPLQPVWPNDCLSQLISPPWNSLGEEFDLDMLWDL comes from the coding sequence ATGGAGGAGGCCAAGAAGACAAGGACTGAAAGCAAAACAGGGATCAGAGGTTCGAAACCCAGCCCTCTCAAGGTTTCCAAGGACTCTCACAACTGTACAAAGATTAAACCTGTGATTATATACCTCCGATCTCCTGAAGTGATACATACGCAGCCTAAAGATTTCAAGGCGGTTGTGCAGCGACTCACAGGCTGCTCttcctcatcttcttcttcttcttgtactcAGCCCAGGGAGGATTTCACTGCTCTTCAAACAAACCCTAAGGCTTTCTGTCCTTTGGAAAATAAAGACACCCCTCTGCAACCAGTATGGCCCAATGATTGCCTTTCTCAACTAATTTCTCCGCCATGGAATTCGCTTGGAGAAGAGTTTGATTTGGACATGCTTTGGGATCTGTAG